CCAAAAAATCTAGGATTTTGGAAAATGTTATTTGCGTATTCAGGTCCTGGTGCATTAGTTGCGGTTGGTTACATGGATCCCGGCAACTGGTCAACTTCAATTACCGGTGGACAAAATTTCCAATATCTACTTATGTCTGTCATCTTGATGTCAAGTTTGATTGCGATGTTATTACAATACATGGCAGCTAAACTTGGAATCGTGAGTCAGATGGATTTGGCGCAAGCAATCCGCGCTCGAACCAGCAAAGCATTAGGAATTGTCCTTTGGATTTTAACCGAATTAGCCATTATGGCGACCGATATCGCCGAAGTTATTGGGGCTGCGATTGCCTTATATTTGTTATTTCATATTCCATTAATCATTGCGGTCTTTATTACCGTATTTGATGTCTTATTATTGCTATTATTAACGAAAATTGGCTTCCGAAAAATTGAAGCTATCGTCGTTTGTTTGATTTTAGTTATTTTGTTGGTATTTGCTTATCAAGTGGCCCTCTCCAATCCTGATTGGGGTGGCGTTTTGAAGGGCTTAATTCCAACGACCGACACTTTTTCAACTAGTCACGCCGTTGGTGGTATGACCCCCTTATCTGGGGCCTTAGGAATTATCGGGGCCACCGTCATGCCGCATAATTTATATTTACATTCCGCCATTTCACAGACACGAAAAGTTGATCACAAAAATGAAAATGCGGTTGCTCAAACCATTAGATTTACAACTTGGGATTCCAATATTCAGTTGTCATTTGCATTTGTCGTTAACTCATTGTTACTCATCATGGGTGTGGCTGTTTTCAAAACTGGCGCAGTTAAAGACCCCTCATTCTTCGGGCTCTTTGATGCGTTATCCAACACTGCCATGTTGAGTAACCCCGTTTTAATCGGTGTTGCTAAATCCGGCGTTTTATCCGTTCTATTTGCAGTTGCCTTGTTAGCTTCCGGTCAAAATGCAACCATTACGGGGACCTTAACTGGGCAAGTTATCATGGAAGGCTTCGTGCACATGCGGATGCCACTCTGGTTACGGCGTTTAGTTACTCGGTTAATCTCAGTAATTCCTGTCATCATCTGTGTCTTAATGACGAGTGGTAAGAGTGCCATTGCCGAGCATACTGCCTTGAATACGCTTATGAATAATTCGCAGGTCTTCTTAGCCTTTGCGCTCCCATTCTCGATGCTACCGTTATTAATGCTGACAGACAGTCGTTCTGAAATGGGTGATCGGTTTAAGAATGCCATTTGGGTCAAATTATTCGGCTGGTTATCCGTTATTGGCCTAACCTTCTTAAACTTAATCGGTTTACCAGATGCAATTCTAGCTTTCTTCGGTGACAACCCTTCGGCTGGTGCTCAAGATGTCGCTACAATGATTTCTTACATTTTAATTGCCGCTATTCTAGCTTTGCTGGTCTGGGCTACCTATGATTTACATCGTGGTAATAAAGCCTATGCCGCTAAGTTAGCGTTAGACACTACTGATAAGATTAAAAACTAAGTGGGTGAATAATATGGAAGCTAAATTTAAACGAATTTTGGTCGGTGTTGATGATTCTGCCGATGCCATGCTTGCTTTTGACTATGCGATTCAACGTGCAAAAGCAACCAGCGCTGAATTAGTCATTGTTTCAATTCTTGAAAATAACGATATGAACGTTTACGAAGCATTAAACAAGGATTTCGTTCACGGTGAACGTTCGGCATTAGAACAACACCTGCTAAAATACAAACAACAAGCTCAGGCTGCCGGGGTAGATCTCGTTAGCACGTTAATCGCTGAAGGCGAACCTGGTGAAACGATTGTTAAGAAGGTCATTCCGCAGGTCAAACCTGATATTTTAATTATCGGTTCCGAAGCTAAGAAAGGCCTTGCTCGTCATTTTGGTAGCCAAGCTGCTTACATGGCAAAGTATTCACCAATTTCAGTATTAGTTATTCGATAAGCTAACATCTCTGTGGATAACTCAGCTCAATTAAAAAGAAACCTTGTGGATAACTAACTTATCCACAAGGTTTCTTTTTTGATTTAGTTATTTCGCTTTAACACCACGCACCAGGTAGCTCATCTTAAACGGGCCTGCCCACCAGCCGTTGATACCTAGTAGCTTAGATTCAGCAATCTGAACATTTTCACTTCGAAAAACATCTCGATACTGGGTTGCCCGATAATCAGTATCCACAATTAGCAATTGGCCCCCCGGCTTTAAGACCCGAATCGCTTCATGCACAGCTTGTTCGCGTTGTTGATTGTTTTTAATTTTATGCAAGGCAAAACCACTTACAATCACATCGAACTGGTTGGTTTCAAATGGTAATGTCGTTAATTTCCCAATCACTAAGGTGGTCCGATCTGCGACCCCTAACTCATCAAGATTTTTTTGCGTTGCCGCTGGCGTACCCCGATGCCACGAATCAATCCCAGTTACGTGGCTCGCATTCGTTAATTGCTTAGCGATTCGGGCTAACAAAGCCCCCTGACCACAACCCAAATCTAAAACTTGTCCTGCAGAATCCAAGGGAATTTGCTGAACTAACTGGTCATAAATCACATATTTCCCCCGAATTGCAGTGTACCAGAAGAAAACATTCTCTACTAATATCAACAACCCTATGAAAATATCAATTGCGGCATTAACAGTTCCCCAATTAAAATAATCATAAGCACCCCAAAAAATTATTGCAAAAAAAGACATCACTGGTAACCAAGGTGTCTCAATCCCATAACGTCTAACATCCTTCATATTGCACCCCCTAATTATGAATCCTAATCAAAATTATCATATCATAATTAGATTAGCACATTCAATGGGGGCTTACGCTTAACATCGGACCAACAAAAAGGCGTCATCTATTAAAAGACGACGCCTGAAAAATCTAGTTAATTGAACCCATTATTATGAGTACAACTTTTAATGACAAGTTCTTAAAACTGAACGCTTAAAATGGATAAGCTTTAATTTCATCAACGTCAATTCCCAATCCTTTAGCAACTAATTCGCCATAGATATGGTCAGCTTCATAAAATTGGGCTGCTTCCAAAACCTTGACCTGCCGATCCTTAACTTGGCCCAGGTTTGTCACAATCGTCTCAACCAACCGGGCTTGTTCATTTTTAGCCATTAGCCGGAAGAGCTTGCCAGCAGGGAGACCATAGTCAGTATTGTACGCATAGTGCCCGGCTTCACCGCTAACTGCATACGGTTTAATCCGACCAGCTGGATCCTCTACCGGACCATCTTTACTATTTGGTTCATAGTTGACCGCATCACCATCATTCGCCGTTTGCATAAACCCATCACGTTCATAATTGGCAGGCTGATGCTTGGGCCGATTGACAGGGAGTTGTTCATAGTTTGCACCTAAGCGATAACGCGCCGCGTCTTTGTAGGCAAAAAGGCGTCCTTGTAAGAGTTTATCAAGTGACGGTTCAATCCCTGGCACCATGTTAGCTGGTGAAAAAGCCGCTTCTTCAACACCTTCAAAGTAATTCTCAGGATTGGCATTTAAGGTATAGGTTCCAATTTTAATGAGTGGATAATCTTTTTTAGAGACCACTTGAGTCACATCAAAAATATCATATTTATAATTAAGCCCGGCTTCATATGGCAGAACCTGAACACAGACATCCCAACTTGGATAATTTTTTTGTTCAATTGCATTAAATAAATCGGCCTGCAGAAAATCAGGATTTTCACCAGCCACTTTAGCCGCTACTTCATTACTCAAATTCTTAATACCTTGCTTGGTAATAAAGTGGTATTTGACCCAGTAAGCTTCACCCTGATCATTCACCCATTTATAAGTATGCGAGCCATAGCCGTTCATTTCCCGATAAGAGGCTGGAAGCCCACGGTCTCCCATTAAAATGGTGACTTGGTGCACGGATTCTGGCGAGTGCGCCCAAAAGTCCCATTGCATATCTTGTGAACGTTCATGAGTCTTAGGGTCACGTTTTTGAGAATGAATAAAATCTGGAAATTTCAACGGATCATTAATGAAAAAGACTGGCGTGTTGTTACCGACAATATCATAATTGCCTTCATCCGTATAGAATCTCAACGCATAGCCACGCACATCGCGCACCGTATCAGCGTATCCACTTTCTCCCGCTACCTGTGAAAAACGCGCCAACATCGGCACTTTTTTTCCAACCTCCGTAAAAATTTTAGCCTTGGTATAGGCATGCATGTCTTTGGTTAACTCAAAGTAACCTTTGGCACCCGCACCTTTAGCATGGACAACCCGTTCTGGAATCCGTTCACGATCAAAATGGGCCAATTTTTCTAATAAATTATAGTCTTGAATTAGAACCGGTCCTCGTACCCCCGCAGTTAATGAATGCTCATTATCGCTCCACGCTTGACCAGCTGCATTTGTTAATTTCTTCCCCAAAATAATTCCCCCTAAACTTAATACCTAATAATGACTACTCCTACAATATACAAAACTACTCGTAAAAACCCTACTTTAGTGACTTACAAAGTTTGTAATTATATTTAACAAAATCAATAATACAACTGGCTTAACTGACACTATCACTTTTAATCTTGATTATTGCGATTAATTTAGCACAAAAAGACCGCTAAAATTGGTTTTTAACCCAATTCTAGCGGTCACTTAACTTTTATTATAAATTCACAACTACTTCATTAAACCAAAACCACCGGTCCAACCAATCTTTTCATTGGCTGCAAGTGTCATTTGCAAAAAGCCGATACTTTCCATTTCACGGGCACGTTTAAGTGAACCTGCGTCAACAAAAACCACGCCACTATCCGTTAAAGCGGTAGCTAATTGTTGCTTGGCGGTGTCAGAATCACTAGCTGCCAATACCGTGGTGGTAGCAGTGCCGACTTTACGACTTTGTAAAGTCGCTGCAAAGGTCGTATTGAAGGCTTTTACCACTTGTGATGCTGGCAATAAAGCGGCAATTTCAGCAGCAGCCGAACCATCTGCTGGCACGACTAATTCATCCCAAGTCTCATAATTCAAGGGATTCGTAATATCAACCACCACTTTATGCGCTAAAGCCGCTTGGTTCGCTTTTGCAATACTAATTGCTGCTGGATATGGTACCGCCAAAACCACGATATCGCCTAAGTCAGTGACCGCATCATCATGACCCAAATACGTCACTTGGTTGCCACCCTGCTTAAAGACATCGCCAATCGCTTGCCCCATATTGCCCTTACCAATCATCGTTACCTTTGCCATCTGACAAACCTCCTGATAAATTAATTTATTTTAAGATTAATCTCAACATACGGTTTTTAACTGCGCAGGTCAACTAATTAGCTTACTTATTTAGCAAACTAACTGAAAAATCAAATCAATCCATCTAAATTAGTGATCAACGATTTTTAACAATGTTTTTAAATCCGCTTGCTTATTTAACACAGTCACTAATTGACGCTGACCCTTATCATAAGTCATTGCATCAAAAACGTTTACCGAAGTCTGCGGATCTGCGCTGGTACCCATCTGCAACTCACTTAACTTGATGAAGACGTTAACGCTTGGGTTAACGTCAAAGATAGCAGCGACATCTGGTAACATTTCACCTAATGGCAGCTTATTCGTATAGTTACCACTACTAAAATAAGCCCGCAAACAGAACATCAAAATTGCCCGTTCATACATTGATAACGCTGATAATTGTTTTTGTAAATCGGATTCCATCTTTAAACGACCACCCTATTAGTTTACTTCTCAATTATCATAGCACATGCACCGACTACCTTCATAAAACATACCGGCATTTATGATCATTTTATCAGCTCTATGATGGTGTTACTGGAAAAATCCATCGACACCATTTTTGTAAAAAAAAGGCGCAACTCATAGATGAATTGCGCCCACTTTTCCTCATCAACATCGCCTGATAGAACGTCAGAGATTTTCGTTTTAGCGAAAAGTTAATCATAACTACCCGTAAAACGGGTAGTTTTCTCCAGGGCTATAAGCCCTATGTACTTGCCATCGTCTCAAGGCGCTGGCTTTTGTGTATCAAAACCAAACTGCTCTTGTCACTTTTGCCACCGCTTTAAGCGGTGTTAGTATTACTTACCGTGACCCTTAAAAGGGTCCTCATATTCCCGAACGCTCAAGCGATCCTCCGCCTGATCATGTTTCTCCTGATCACGGATATACTTCTTGATGGTTGCCTCATTCAATCCAACTGTGCTGACATAATAACCAACTGACCAGAAATGTCGATTTCCAAATTTATATTTTAAATTTGCATGCTGATCAAACATCATCAATGCCGATTTACCTTTCAAATACCCCATGAAACTTGATACACTCAGCTTCGGTGGGATACTTACCAATAAATGCACATGGTCCGGCATCATATGGCCTTCCAAAATTTTTACGCCTTTGTATTGGCATAGTAATCGAATATCTTCTTGCAAATCACGTCGATATTGATTATAAATTATTTTTCTCCTATACTTTGGAGTGAATACAATATGGTACTTGCACAGCCATTTGGTATGCGCAAGACTATTTAGCTTATTCGCCATTTCTGACGTCCCCTTTCGATTTTGAATGTTTGGCTCTGACACCTACATTCTAAATCTGATGGGGGGCGTTTTGGTTTAACCATTTTGCCATCCGCCCGCATAGCGGGTGGTTTTTTGTTTCGCACGCTTTAGCGCGCTCAACTAGGCCTAAAGGCATAATAAAATTTACTTACGTCACGCTCCTCAGAAGACAGTACCGTTATTTCTGGTTCGCTCGCCGGTCAAGAAAAATTTTCAAGGTGGATTGGCCCCAAATATGGGTAATCTGGTTTGGCATCACTTTCATGAATTGACGCAATAGCTTGGTGAACCCGACGTCAACGTGTGATCGGTTTCTTTCCATTCCTTTGATTCCAGCGTTTACAACCTTATCCAAGGTGGTACGAATCATTCGTGATGACAGTGTGTTGCCATATTGACCAATCACTTTGGTCCCACTAACCAAAGATGGAATCATTTCTAATACGTAAATATTGGCGTGATGAGCTCGCACCTGTTCTCTAAGCGCATCCGTGTACATATGAATCCCAGCTTTAGAGGCCGAGTGAACGGGTGAGTCAGCCCCAGACATAAGTGAGAGCACTGAACTCATGTTGACAATCATGGCTTCGGGTTGGCGATTTAGCAGGGGCAGGATGGCTTTCGTCAAGAAGATTGTCCCTTTGAGGTTGGTTTGTACCTCTGCAGTCAGATCCGTTAAGGAAATCGATTGGTCAAACAAATCAAATTGTCGCATTATGCCTGCGGAGTTAAGCACGATGGATAAGTCCGGGTAATCACGGGAAAGGTCTCTGACCATCCGTTCAACATCGTCGGGGTTACCCATATCAACGACGACACCCTTCATACCAGGGTGGCTCGCCAAGGTATCCGCTAAATTTGCGGCTGAGTGGCCAGCAATGATGACCTGATTATTCATCGCAAGTAAGCGGGTTGCAAATGCCAATCCAATGCCTGAAGTGGCACCGGTTACTAAAATGGTCTGGTTTTCTAATTTCATAAGTTCTCCTGTGTGTGCTGTACCGGATAGTAACATTACTAAAAATCAATACCCAAATCGAGTCGAACACCTAATGAAGCGGGTATTAAATTGATTTCAAAAAAGCTTCTAAACCACGTTCCAATGAGTCGATTTGAAAGTAGTCGATTGTACCTACGCTATAACCCTGGTTCAATCAACTGCCAGAATGTCTCAAACCGCTCCTTATAGTCAGGATAATCCCAAGTCTCTTTAAAGTCTGGCAATAAGAAGACAGTAAACACTGCTAAAATCGCTTCGGCCTTAGCATACTGCCCTGGCGGATAATCCATCAACCGATTAATTTCAGCATACGCCGGCTGCAAGACCACCTGAAGGCTCGGGATCCGGTTATCAATGTACTGGATATTGCGCTGGGCCAAACATGAATTTTCAGTATACAGTGTCTTTTTGTAGGCGGAAAATTGCTGCAGCCAATCCTTCAACGCCATTTTAGCCATCGGGTAACTTTTAGCTAAAGTTATCTTTTCCAGAATTTCACGTTTGAACCACCGCTGCATCACTGCCGTCCAAAGTTCGTCCTTATTTTTAAAATAACGGTAAAGGGCAGCGTGACTAACGCCTAATTTCTGGCCGATGGTAGCCAAGGTCACATTGCTATCCCGCTCAGCCAACCATTCTGCCGTTTGCAGGATTAATTCATCGCTGACTTTTCGCATATTATCAACCTCACTTCTAATTGATAACAAATTTATCAAAGCTCAAAACTTGATAACAACCTTGCCCTTGGGATGACCACTAGTGACTAATTTGATTGCTTCGTTAATATCTTCAATGTGAAATTCAGTGGCATCAATGGCCGGAATAATACGGTTAGCTTCAATAATTTTGGTGAGCGCTGCTAACTGCGTACCACTACTCCGGACAAATATGAAATGGTACTCAACGTCTTTCTCAGCAGCCTGCTTATCGAATTTTCTACCAGCAAAACCAAATAGCATTCTTTTCATCCAAGAAAGATGATGATCAACTGCAAATCGTTTATTCGGCCCCGCTATCAGTGACAATAACCGGCCACCCGGTTTGATGATTGACAATTCATGATCAATTTCATTAGGCCCCCGAGTATCAATTACAAAATCGACGTCTTTTAGCACTTCCCAATAATTTTCTCTTTTAAAATCAAGATATTGATCTGCACCAATCGCTAATGTCCGTTCTTTTGCTGCCGCGCTACCACTAACGATAACGGTTAGCCCCATATTCTTTGCAATTGGGATTGCCATTTGACCAAATGAACCTGACCCTCCGGGAATAAACACGGTTTGACCAGATTTAGCCTTCAGTTCCTCACGCAGGCCTTGATATGCGGTTAAACCGGTTAAAGCAGCCGCCGCACCAGAAACAAAATCTAGATTAGCTGGCAAAAGACTGATGGCGTTAGCATCCACGGCGACGTACTCGGCAAAACCGCCAATTGTCTGCATCGGTAGGCGAGAATATACCTTATCACCTACATTGATTGCCCTAACATTTGACCCAATTTTTTCAACAATTCCAGTGATTTCATTCCCCATTGTCTGTGGCAATGAATAATTTTGCAACAACCTAAGGCTTCCGGATCCAATGAGATTTTCCAAAGGATTAACCGCTGCAACTTTAACCCTTACTAACACCTCATTTTCATTGATAGCCGGGATTGGAATATTATTAACGACCAACTGATAATTTTTTGCGTATTTTTCTAATTGAGCTGCTTTCAAAATATACCTCCGATTGATAACCTA
This region of Lactobacillus sp. CBA3605 genomic DNA includes:
- a CDS encoding Nramp family divalent metal transporter, with translation MSEENKGNGQKHKLIEYANGPSLEEINGTIEVPKNLGFWKMLFAYSGPGALVAVGYMDPGNWSTSITGGQNFQYLLMSVILMSSLIAMLLQYMAAKLGIVSQMDLAQAIRARTSKALGIVLWILTELAIMATDIAEVIGAAIALYLLFHIPLIIAVFITVFDVLLLLLLTKIGFRKIEAIVVCLILVILLVFAYQVALSNPDWGGVLKGLIPTTDTFSTSHAVGGMTPLSGALGIIGATVMPHNLYLHSAISQTRKVDHKNENAVAQTIRFTTWDSNIQLSFAFVVNSLLLIMGVAVFKTGAVKDPSFFGLFDALSNTAMLSNPVLIGVAKSGVLSVLFAVALLASGQNATITGTLTGQVIMEGFVHMRMPLWLRRLVTRLISVIPVIICVLMTSGKSAIAEHTALNTLMNNSQVFLAFALPFSMLPLLMLTDSRSEMGDRFKNAIWVKLFGWLSVIGLTFLNLIGLPDAILAFFGDNPSAGAQDVATMISYILIAAILALLVWATYDLHRGNKAYAAKLALDTTDKIKN
- a CDS encoding universal stress protein, yielding MEAKFKRILVGVDDSADAMLAFDYAIQRAKATSAELVIVSILENNDMNVYEALNKDFVHGERSALEQHLLKYKQQAQAAGVDLVSTLIAEGEPGETIVKKVIPQVKPDILIIGSEAKKGLARHFGSQAAYMAKYSPISVLVIR
- a CDS encoding class I SAM-dependent methyltransferase; this translates as MKDVRRYGIETPWLPVMSFFAIIFWGAYDYFNWGTVNAAIDIFIGLLILVENVFFWYTAIRGKYVIYDQLVQQIPLDSAGQVLDLGCGQGALLARIAKQLTNASHVTGIDSWHRGTPAATQKNLDELGVADRTTLVIGKLTTLPFETNQFDVIVSGFALHKIKNNQQREQAVHEAIRVLKPGGQLLIVDTDYRATQYRDVFRSENVQIAESKLLGINGWWAGPFKMSYLVRGVKAK
- a CDS encoding catalase, whose product is MGKKLTNAAGQAWSDNEHSLTAGVRGPVLIQDYNLLEKLAHFDRERIPERVVHAKGAGAKGYFELTKDMHAYTKAKIFTEVGKKVPMLARFSQVAGESGYADTVRDVRGYALRFYTDEGNYDIVGNNTPVFFINDPLKFPDFIHSQKRDPKTHERSQDMQWDFWAHSPESVHQVTILMGDRGLPASYREMNGYGSHTYKWVNDQGEAYWVKYHFITKQGIKNLSNEVAAKVAGENPDFLQADLFNAIEQKNYPSWDVCVQVLPYEAGLNYKYDIFDVTQVVSKKDYPLIKIGTYTLNANPENYFEGVEEAAFSPANMVPGIEPSLDKLLQGRLFAYKDAARYRLGANYEQLPVNRPKHQPANYERDGFMQTANDGDAVNYEPNSKDGPVEDPAGRIKPYAVSGEAGHYAYNTDYGLPAGKLFRLMAKNEQARLVETIVTNLGQVKDRQVKVLEAAQFYEADHIYGELVAKGLGIDVDEIKAYPF
- a CDS encoding NADPH-dependent F420 reductase — translated: MAKVTMIGKGNMGQAIGDVFKQGGNQVTYLGHDDAVTDLGDIVVLAVPYPAAISIAKANQAALAHKVVVDITNPLNYETWDELVVPADGSAAAEIAALLPASQVVKAFNTTFAATLQSRKVGTATTTVLAASDSDTAKQQLATALTDSGVVFVDAGSLKRAREMESIGFLQMTLAANEKIGWTGGFGLMK
- the tnpA gene encoding IS200/IS605 family transposase — its product is MANKLNSLAHTKWLCKYHIVFTPKYRRKIIYNQYRRDLQEDIRLLCQYKGVKILEGHMMPDHVHLLVSIPPKLSVSSFMGYLKGKSALMMFDQHANLKYKFGNRHFWSVGYYVSTVGLNEATIKKYIRDQEKHDQAEDRLSVREYEDPFKGHGK
- a CDS encoding SDR family oxidoreductase codes for the protein MKLENQTILVTGATSGIGLAFATRLLAMNNQVIIAGHSAANLADTLASHPGMKGVVVDMGNPDDVERMVRDLSRDYPDLSIVLNSAGIMRQFDLFDQSISLTDLTAEVQTNLKGTIFLTKAILPLLNRQPEAMIVNMSSVLSLMSGADSPVHSASKAGIHMYTDALREQVRAHHANIYVLEMIPSLVSGTKVIGQYGNTLSSRMIRTTLDKVVNAGIKGMERNRSHVDVGFTKLLRQFMKVMPNQITHIWGQSTLKIFLDRRANQK
- a CDS encoding TetR/AcrR family transcriptional regulator — protein: MRKVSDELILQTAEWLAERDSNVTLATIGQKLGVSHAALYRYFKNKDELWTAVMQRWFKREILEKITLAKSYPMAKMALKDWLQQFSAYKKTLYTENSCLAQRNIQYIDNRIPSLQVVLQPAYAEINRLMDYPPGQYAKAEAILAVFTVFLLPDFKETWDYPDYKERFETFWQLIEPGL
- a CDS encoding NADP-dependent oxidoreductase, which gives rise to MKAAQLEKYAKNYQLVVNNIPIPAINENEVLVRVKVAAVNPLENLIGSGSLRLLQNYSLPQTMGNEITGIVEKIGSNVRAINVGDKVYSRLPMQTIGGFAEYVAVDANAISLLPANLDFVSGAAAALTGLTAYQGLREELKAKSGQTVFIPGGSGSFGQMAIPIAKNMGLTVIVSGSAAAKERTLAIGADQYLDFKRENYWEVLKDVDFVIDTRGPNEIDHELSIIKPGGRLLSLIAGPNKRFAVDHHLSWMKRMLFGFAGRKFDKQAAEKDVEYHFIFVRSSGTQLAALTKIIEANRIIPAIDATEFHIEDINEAIKLVTSGHPKGKVVIKF